A single Nicotiana tabacum cultivar K326 chromosome 5, ASM71507v2, whole genome shotgun sequence DNA region contains:
- the LOC107822189 gene encoding tyramine N-feruloyltransferase 4/11: protein MATTNNKNLTITEKVYVRVRLANEADISHIYKLFYQIHEYHNYTHLYKATESSLCDLLFKANPNPLFYGPSVLLLEVSPTPFENTKKDEKFKPVLKTFDLRATVEDKEAEEFKSKSCGDEKEDVFIAGYAFFYANYSCFYDKAGIYFESLYFRESYRKLGMGSLLFGTVASIAANNGFASVEGIVAVWNKKSYDFYVNMGVEIFDEFRYGKLVGDALQKYADKEKA from the coding sequence ATGGCTACAACTAATAACAAAAACCTCACAATTACTGAAAAAGTATATGTTAGAGTTCGTCTTGCAAATGAAGCTGATATTTCCCATATATACAAACTCTTTTACCAAATTCATGAATATCATAATTACACTCATCTTTACAAAGCCACTGAATCTTCTCTTTGTGATCTTCTTTTTAAAGCAAACCCTAATCCTCTCTTTTATGGACCCTCAGTACTTTTACTCGAAGTTTCGCCAACACcttttgaaaataccaaaaaagatgaaaaattcaAGCCAGTTTTAAAAACATTTGATCTTAGAGCAACAGTTGAGGACAAAGAAGCTGAGGAATTTAAGTCCAAATCATGTGGAGATGAAAAGGAAGATGTTTTTATTGCCGGATACGCGTTCTTTTACGCgaattattcgtgcttttatgATAAAGCTGGGATTTATTTTGAGAGTCTTTATTTTAGGGAGAGTTATAGGAAGTTAGGAATGGGGAGTTTGTTATTTGGAACTGTTGCTTCTATTGCTGCAAATAATGGGTTTGCTTCAGTTGAAGGAATTGTGGCTGTTTGGAACAAGAAATCTTATGATTTTTACGTTAATATGGGGGTTGAAATATTTGATGAATTTAGGTATGGGAAGTTGGTTGGTGATGCTCTACAAAAATATGCTGACAAGGAGAAGGCTTAA